The Allorhodopirellula heiligendammensis genome includes a window with the following:
- a CDS encoding glycosyltransferase family 2 protein, giving the protein MADFDRTAHVPNDVSPTAGAHHWLTALPVYNEVAYVDDVLDQVLRHSDRILVVDDGSTDGTAAKLDARQAALPDRIDVIHHPQNRGYGAGLQSAFAYTLQHGYAGIVTLDCDGQHQPHRIPSFIEAAKSADIVSGSRYLEKFEGDDEPPAERMGINRRITAEINERLGFELTDAFCGFKAYRAEALRAMTITDNGYAMPLELWVQAAAAGLRVIELPVPLIYLDLERSFGGSLDQAEIRLKYYNEVLEQAIEAVRESREGR; this is encoded by the coding sequence ATGGCTGATTTTGACCGGACCGCTCACGTTCCCAACGATGTTTCGCCGACCGCAGGTGCTCACCACTGGCTGACGGCGCTACCGGTGTACAACGAAGTCGCCTACGTTGACGACGTCCTCGATCAAGTACTGCGGCACAGCGACCGGATTCTGGTCGTTGATGATGGCAGCACCGACGGGACCGCTGCCAAGCTCGATGCCCGCCAAGCGGCACTGCCCGATCGCATTGATGTGATTCATCATCCGCAGAACCGGGGCTATGGGGCGGGATTGCAGAGTGCGTTTGCCTACACGCTCCAGCATGGCTACGCGGGGATCGTGACTCTGGATTGTGATGGCCAGCACCAACCACACCGCATCCCCAGTTTCATTGAGGCGGCAAAGTCGGCGGATATCGTTTCGGGTAGTCGCTATTTGGAGAAGTTTGAGGGCGACGACGAACCGCCTGCCGAGCGAATGGGCATCAATCGGCGAATCACGGCCGAGATCAACGAACGGTTGGGATTCGAGCTCACCGATGCCTTCTGCGGTTTCAAGGCATATCGCGCCGAAGCTCTGCGGGCGATGACAATCACTGACAACGGGTACGCGATGCCGCTCGAGCTTTGGGTGCAAGCTGCAGCGGCGGGCCTGCGTGTGATCGAGCTACCTGTGCCGCTGATCTATCTCGATCTGGAGCGTTCCTTCGGCGGCTCCCTCGACCAAGCCGAAATTCGGCTGAAGTATTACAACGAGGTCTTGGAGCAAGCAATCGAGGCGGTTCGAGAGTCCCGTGAGGGACGATAG
- a CDS encoding serine/threonine-protein kinase, producing MTRQSLKHDHPDDEVLAASIHGDVDDVLESVLISHLDQCPACCDRLQHLAADPTSCERITQSLSRECLAARSTDFADHGTGNLADFAVTFLQPSDHPDAIGRLGDYEVLSVIGQGGMGIVLKGFQVELNRPVALKVMSPHLATLAIARQRFMREALATAAIVHPNVMPILSVSESSARLPFLVMPFVACHSLQQRLAADGPLPMEECLRIGVQVSAGLSAAHKQGLVHRDVKPANILLERGIERAMLTDFGLARAADDASVTRSGVIAGTPGYMSPEQARGEPIDARSDLFSLGSVLYAMASGVAPFRGETSYGILRKITDHSHRPLHMTAPSIPGWYETLVDRLLCKDAVDRFASANQVQSLLESCLVHVQQPGADLPPELKPRKRKRRLVIVCGFLLAVLCLPVIVWVAYSQLRYAPPPDAISDAERPVPSNPIWTAPVDPIDEDLRSLSDEIDALSQRVSSPSAEVPFSVPEVEGESR from the coding sequence GTGACCAGGCAATCATTGAAACACGATCATCCAGATGACGAGGTGTTGGCCGCATCGATCCACGGTGACGTTGATGACGTTCTCGAGTCCGTCCTGATTTCGCATCTGGATCAATGCCCAGCATGCTGTGATCGGTTGCAGCACCTAGCGGCCGATCCAACGTCGTGCGAGCGGATTACTCAGTCGCTCAGCCGGGAGTGTCTGGCAGCGCGGTCGACGGATTTCGCCGATCATGGCACCGGGAACCTCGCTGATTTTGCCGTGACATTCTTGCAGCCGTCGGATCACCCCGACGCGATCGGTCGCTTGGGAGACTACGAAGTCTTGTCGGTGATTGGCCAAGGCGGCATGGGGATTGTGCTGAAGGGGTTTCAAGTAGAGCTCAATCGCCCGGTTGCGTTAAAGGTCATGTCGCCGCACTTGGCGACCCTGGCGATCGCGAGGCAGCGGTTCATGAGGGAGGCGCTTGCGACCGCTGCGATCGTGCATCCCAATGTGATGCCGATTCTATCGGTCAGCGAATCTTCGGCGCGATTGCCATTTCTGGTGATGCCCTTTGTCGCCTGCCACTCGCTCCAGCAGCGGTTGGCTGCCGACGGGCCGCTGCCGATGGAGGAATGCTTGCGGATCGGAGTGCAAGTCAGTGCGGGACTCTCTGCGGCACACAAACAAGGGCTCGTTCATCGCGACGTCAAACCGGCCAATATCTTGCTCGAACGAGGCATCGAACGGGCGATGCTAACCGACTTCGGGCTCGCCCGCGCCGCCGACGATGCCTCCGTCACGCGCTCGGGTGTGATCGCGGGGACGCCGGGCTACATGTCACCCGAACAGGCGCGGGGCGAACCGATCGACGCTCGTAGCGATCTGTTTTCGCTCGGTAGTGTGCTCTATGCCATGGCGAGCGGCGTCGCACCGTTTCGGGGCGAAACGAGCTACGGGATTCTGCGCAAAATCACCGATCATTCACACCGGCCACTTCACATGACCGCGCCATCGATCCCAGGGTGGTATGAAACGCTCGTTGACAGATTGCTATGTAAAGACGCAGTTGATCGGTTCGCCAGTGCCAATCAAGTGCAATCGTTATTGGAGTCCTGTCTCGTGCATGTTCAACAACCCGGTGCCGATTTACCGCCCGAATTGAAGCCTAGAAAACGAAAACGCCGACTCGTGATTGTGTGCGGTTTTTTGTTGGCAGTGCTCTGCTTGCCGGTGATCGTTTGGGTGGCGTATTCACAACTCAGGTATGCGCCACCTCCCGACGCGATCAGTGATGCTGAACGGCCTGTACCATCCAACCCAATTTGGACAGCACCGGTCGACCCGATTGACGAAGACTTGCGATCACTGAGTGATGAGATCGATGCTTTGTCGCAGCGGGTGTCTTCGCCGAGTGCGGAAGTTCCCTTTTCTGTTCCTGAAGTTGAAGGAGAATCGCGATGA
- a CDS encoding ankyrin repeat domain-containing protein codes for MSRCLLCVAMLVLVGCAKTPSSSGDSTLTQSDEKSQPATEAGSKSDPGTTEASDKQKSAAKATPAQVEPPAKPTVDVAKFMEDALEGRTEAIEQAIDAGADINVRDEEQRTALMLAGFNGHTATVKLLLEQGANVGDRDSMGRTALMFAATGDNAATCKSLLDAGADVNATDTGEGFTALMHAASEGQLEVVNLLLEHKADKGRRDIDGDTAKSFAEKNGHSEVVRALSK; via the coding sequence TTGTCACGGTGTCTTCTTTGCGTCGCCATGCTGGTGCTCGTCGGCTGCGCTAAAACGCCCAGCTCTTCCGGTGATTCGACGCTCACCCAATCCGACGAAAAATCGCAGCCGGCAACCGAGGCTGGCTCCAAGTCGGACCCAGGGACCACCGAAGCCTCTGACAAGCAGAAGTCCGCTGCGAAAGCGACGCCTGCCCAAGTGGAACCACCTGCCAAGCCGACCGTGGATGTCGCCAAGTTCATGGAAGACGCTCTTGAGGGACGCACCGAGGCGATTGAGCAAGCCATTGATGCCGGAGCCGATATCAATGTGCGTGACGAGGAACAGCGAACCGCCTTGATGCTCGCTGGTTTCAACGGACATACCGCGACGGTCAAGCTATTGCTCGAACAGGGTGCGAACGTCGGTGACCGCGATTCCATGGGCCGTACAGCATTGATGTTCGCCGCGACTGGCGACAACGCAGCGACCTGCAAATCGCTGCTCGATGCGGGGGCTGACGTCAACGCAACCGACACCGGCGAGGGGTTTACAGCGCTCATGCACGCCGCCTCCGAGGGCCAGCTCGAGGTGGTGAATTTGCTACTCGAGCACAAAGCCGACAAAGGACGCCGCGACATCGACGGCGACACCGCCAAGAGTTTTGCTGAAAAGAACGGGCACTCCGAAGTCGTCCGCGCACTCTCGAAATAA
- the trhO gene encoding oxygen-dependent tRNA uridine(34) hydroxylase TrhO — translation MTDHAVNSSFSPTEPAPVLVAALYRFTPLTDHASLQAPLLDRMQQESIFGTLLLAHEGINGTIAGEPAALRAFVNWLRNLDYDAHKPFASTDVKWSTCEQIPFRRARVRLKKEIVTLGVDGIDPLHSVGTYVDPEDWNALVDDPDVILIDTRNDYEIEIGTFTGAVNPNTDSFREFPKYVAEHLDPERHPKVAMFCTGGIRCEKSTAYLKECGFSEVYHLRGGILNYLEKVSPDHSRWQGECFVFDSRVSVDHQLQTGQHVLCHGCGWPVTPEMKDDSRYEHGVACPRCAAQVTDEQRRRRRERQAQIDRLQAETPAKGLQANSSSIPSHPISATPSQ, via the coding sequence TTGACCGACCACGCCGTTAATTCTAGCTTTTCGCCAACCGAGCCAGCCCCTGTCTTGGTGGCGGCTCTGTATCGCTTTACCCCGCTGACCGATCACGCATCGCTCCAAGCTCCGCTACTCGATCGAATGCAGCAGGAGAGCATTTTTGGCACGCTGTTACTCGCCCACGAAGGCATCAACGGCACAATCGCGGGTGAGCCTGCAGCACTGCGAGCGTTCGTGAATTGGCTGCGAAACCTTGACTATGATGCTCACAAGCCATTTGCGTCGACGGACGTGAAGTGGTCAACGTGCGAGCAGATCCCATTTCGACGTGCCCGCGTGCGGCTGAAAAAAGAAATCGTCACTTTGGGTGTCGACGGTATCGATCCGCTCCACAGTGTCGGAACGTACGTCGATCCTGAGGACTGGAACGCGCTCGTGGACGATCCGGACGTGATCTTGATTGACACCCGCAACGATTACGAAATCGAGATTGGAACTTTCACTGGAGCGGTGAACCCGAACACGGATTCCTTCCGCGAGTTTCCCAAGTACGTCGCTGAACACCTCGACCCTGAGCGGCATCCGAAAGTCGCGATGTTCTGCACCGGCGGGATTCGCTGCGAAAAATCAACAGCCTACCTGAAGGAATGCGGTTTTTCGGAAGTCTACCACCTGCGAGGCGGTATCCTCAATTACTTGGAAAAAGTGTCGCCAGACCATTCTCGCTGGCAGGGCGAGTGCTTTGTTTTCGATAGCCGCGTGTCAGTGGACCACCAACTGCAAACGGGCCAGCATGTTCTGTGTCACGGATGTGGGTGGCCGGTGACACCCGAGATGAAAGACGATTCTCGATATGAACATGGCGTGGCCTGCCCGCGCTGCGCCGCCCAAGTGACCGACGAGCAGCGTCGCCGTCGCCGGGAGCGACAAGCACAAATCGATCGGCTGCAAGCCGAGACACCAGCCAAAGGCCTTCAAGCAAACTCTTCATCGATCCCGAGCCATCCGATATCAGCGACGCCCAGTCAATGA
- a CDS encoding amino acid permease, with protein sequence MNDSDHDTPPDAASQVTPPIRRHLGLIGATGVGVGGIVGGGILALAGVAFAVTGPGAIVAFALNGLIALLTALSFAEMSSKFPESGGTYLFSRKVLSVEAAFTVGWVVWFASIVAAVLYAIGFGSFAALMLSEVLAQRGSAPAWVGDERLVPSIALATTLLLGLVMMLRSGGGGPWVNAAKLLVFSVLIAGGMWAVASQSPSQTRHALHPFLIAGTGGLIQAMGYSFIALQGFDLIAAVGGEVRNPAKNIPRAMILSLIIALLIYLPLLFVLTVVGTPPGMSIAELAAEDPEVVVAVAAEQFLGTTGYWLVIAAALLSMFTALQANLFAASRIALAMSRDHTLPSWISRLSGHSQTPWVAVLVTMLLIGGLIIALPDVAAAGAASSLIFLVTFAIAHGLAVLIRRRSLSPPPFRSPAYPLVPVLGGLACLSLATFQGIAVPTAGYIAVAWLTLGGILFLTLFARRARLTDVSNIASDPELARLRGSTPLMLVPIANPHNAGPMVALAETLVPWNVGRVLVQTVVEAPVDWDPVADVKPLQRLASVQSRILQASVRLGIPCETLTTVSSKPLEEIARVAKLHRCESVLLGLSEITQDSTDSPLESLLSQLASDVVVLRAPRDWQLAHADRILVPVGGQGGHDYLLTRLLSSLSRNQKRKVQFLRIVPTGMSASDRNRIAKDLKRTAQENSSHGGDVEVIASDDAIGTIVDRAGEHGLIVLGVQRLGPRQKLFGDFTRRIARQTQCPIIIISRRG encoded by the coding sequence ATGAACGACTCCGATCATGACACCCCTCCTGACGCTGCATCTCAAGTCACGCCACCCATTCGTCGACATCTGGGGCTTATTGGCGCAACCGGAGTCGGCGTGGGCGGGATCGTCGGCGGCGGAATACTCGCCTTAGCGGGCGTGGCGTTTGCCGTGACGGGACCGGGGGCGATCGTCGCGTTTGCTCTCAATGGATTGATCGCCCTGCTGACGGCGTTAAGCTTTGCGGAGATGTCGTCCAAGTTCCCTGAATCGGGCGGCACCTATCTCTTCAGCCGCAAAGTGCTGTCGGTCGAAGCGGCCTTCACAGTCGGTTGGGTGGTGTGGTTCGCATCGATCGTCGCGGCAGTGCTCTACGCGATTGGCTTTGGTAGTTTCGCCGCCCTCATGTTGAGTGAAGTGCTTGCCCAGCGGGGCAGTGCACCGGCCTGGGTTGGCGACGAGCGTCTTGTTCCCTCGATCGCCTTAGCGACCACCCTGCTGCTGGGTCTGGTCATGATGCTTCGCAGCGGCGGGGGCGGTCCGTGGGTCAATGCCGCGAAACTTCTCGTATTCTCGGTCTTGATCGCGGGCGGCATGTGGGCGGTAGCCAGCCAAAGCCCATCCCAGACGCGGCATGCGCTGCACCCGTTTCTGATTGCCGGGACGGGAGGGCTGATCCAGGCGATGGGCTACAGTTTCATTGCTTTGCAAGGCTTTGATTTGATCGCCGCGGTAGGCGGTGAGGTTCGCAATCCAGCCAAAAATATTCCGCGGGCGATGATCCTATCATTGATCATTGCGCTGCTGATCTATCTGCCGCTGCTGTTTGTGCTCACCGTCGTCGGTACACCGCCAGGCATGTCGATCGCAGAACTCGCCGCCGAAGATCCAGAGGTCGTTGTAGCGGTGGCGGCTGAACAATTTCTGGGGACGACGGGCTACTGGCTGGTAATCGCCGCCGCTTTGCTGTCAATGTTCACGGCTTTGCAGGCCAACTTATTTGCAGCGTCGCGGATCGCGTTGGCAATGTCGCGCGATCATACGCTGCCATCATGGATCTCGAGACTGAGCGGACACTCACAGACGCCCTGGGTCGCAGTACTCGTTACGATGCTGCTGATCGGCGGCTTGATCATCGCTTTACCGGACGTGGCGGCTGCGGGTGCGGCGTCGAGTCTCATTTTCCTGGTCACCTTTGCTATCGCCCACGGCCTGGCAGTGCTGATCCGTCGACGCAGCCTATCGCCCCCACCGTTCCGATCTCCGGCGTATCCACTGGTGCCTGTCTTAGGCGGGCTAGCCTGCCTCAGTTTGGCGACGTTCCAAGGAATTGCCGTACCGACTGCAGGGTACATTGCTGTGGCATGGTTAACCCTGGGCGGGATCCTATTCCTGACCCTGTTTGCGCGGCGAGCGAGATTAACGGATGTTTCGAATATCGCCTCCGACCCTGAACTGGCGAGACTGCGAGGCAGCACGCCATTGATGTTAGTACCGATTGCCAACCCGCATAACGCTGGCCCCATGGTTGCCCTGGCGGAAACACTCGTCCCTTGGAACGTGGGTCGGGTTCTTGTGCAAACGGTCGTGGAGGCACCCGTGGACTGGGACCCTGTCGCTGACGTGAAACCCTTGCAACGACTGGCCAGCGTACAGTCGCGGATTCTACAAGCATCCGTGCGATTGGGCATTCCCTGCGAGACGCTGACGACGGTATCCTCGAAGCCACTCGAAGAGATCGCCCGTGTGGCGAAACTGCACCGCTGCGAATCAGTGCTACTGGGCTTAAGCGAAATCACACAAGACAGCACTGACTCGCCGCTCGAGAGTCTGCTCAGTCAACTGGCATCGGACGTCGTGGTGCTGCGCGCCCCCAGGGATTGGCAGTTGGCACATGCCGATCGAATCCTCGTTCCAGTCGGCGGGCAGGGCGGCCACGACTACCTCCTCACACGCCTGCTCAGTAGCCTGTCTCGCAATCAAAAACGAAAGGTGCAGTTTTTACGGATCGTCCCTACTGGCATGTCCGCGTCCGATCGCAACCGCATTGCCAAAGACCTCAAGCGAACTGCTCAAGAGAACTCCAGTCACGGTGGGGATGTCGAGGTCATTGCCAGTGACGATGCG